From a region of the Sporosarcina ureilytica genome:
- a CDS encoding amidase, producing MSKNLIDLAVEELAPLLENKSISPVELTKEVLAHADHTEPQINAYMDIYREDAEKSAKEAEKEILNGKYRGMYHGIPMALKDNLYFKDKVTTMSSKIHKDFVSNYDATVVAKLREAGAVFTGKLSMHEYAWGITNNNPHYGAVRNPWDLDKIPGGSSGGSGAAVAAGSSVASLGTDTAGSIRIPASACGIVGLKPTHGLVSKYGCYPLAWSLDHIGPMTKTVKDAAGLLEVIAGYDKNDPTSANVPKENYLSKINGDVKDLVIGVNEDFFFNEVDSDIDKLVRAGIQSLVDQGAKVETVKIPTLQYAEWAELVTSLSEASAIHDTDLKKRPEDFGDDIRMLFELGQLPSAVDYLQAQQVRRQLKQDFQKAFDKVDVLISPTLPVAPNTIGEDFVDLNGKQVDLIDNIIRFTGPANLTGIPGLSVPCGFKGNLPIGLQIMGPAFSEALLLNTGYALEQTKPLQGRKPNLLVRA from the coding sequence TTTACCGTGAAGATGCTGAGAAATCTGCAAAAGAAGCAGAAAAAGAGATATTAAACGGCAAGTATCGCGGCATGTATCACGGAATTCCAATGGCTTTAAAAGATAACTTATATTTCAAAGACAAAGTGACTACGATGTCTTCTAAAATTCATAAGGATTTCGTATCCAACTATGATGCCACTGTTGTTGCAAAACTGAGAGAAGCGGGCGCTGTATTTACCGGTAAACTAAGCATGCATGAATATGCATGGGGCATCACGAATAACAACCCACATTACGGAGCTGTTCGAAACCCTTGGGATCTCGATAAAATTCCAGGCGGTTCAAGCGGTGGTTCCGGAGCGGCAGTTGCAGCAGGTTCGAGTGTCGCCTCCCTCGGAACAGATACAGCTGGATCTATCCGTATCCCAGCATCTGCTTGCGGCATTGTCGGACTGAAACCAACGCATGGACTCGTCAGTAAATATGGATGCTACCCGCTTGCTTGGTCATTAGATCATATCGGTCCAATGACGAAAACGGTGAAGGATGCTGCTGGTTTACTAGAAGTCATCGCAGGGTACGATAAAAATGACCCTACTTCAGCGAACGTTCCTAAAGAGAATTATCTCTCGAAAATAAATGGTGACGTAAAAGATTTAGTCATTGGTGTCAATGAAGACTTCTTCTTTAACGAAGTAGACTCTGATATTGATAAACTTGTTCGCGCTGGCATTCAAAGTCTTGTTGATCAAGGGGCAAAAGTTGAGACTGTGAAAATCCCAACATTGCAATATGCTGAGTGGGCGGAGCTCGTCACCTCCTTATCAGAAGCCTCTGCAATCCATGACACGGATTTAAAGAAACGCCCAGAGGACTTCGGCGATGACATTCGCATGCTTTTCGAATTAGGACAACTTCCATCTGCTGTGGATTACTTGCAAGCTCAACAAGTCAGAAGACAGTTAAAGCAAGACTTCCAAAAGGCATTTGACAAAGTAGACGTGCTCATCTCCCCTACTTTGCCAGTTGCGCCGAATACAATCGGAGAAGATTTTGTAGACTTAAACGGCAAACAAGTAGATTTAATTGACAACATCATTCGCTTCACAGGACCTGCAAACTTAACAGGTATTCCTGGTCTATCTGTACCGTGCGGATTCAAAGGTAACTTGCCAATCGGCTTACAAATCATGGGACCCGCATTCAGTGAAGCGTTACTGTTGAATACAGGATATGCATTGGAGCAAACGAAGCCATTGCAAGGTAGAAAGCCTAATTTGCTCGTTAGGGCTTAA